The following are encoded together in the Thiobacillus sp. SCUT-2 genome:
- the hscB gene encoding Fe-S protein assembly co-chaperone HscB, with amino-acid sequence MDFTRTHFELFGLPTAYALDRDKLDAAYRELQNAVHPDRFAAQPDAEQRVAMQWATQVNEAYQTLRHPVNRGVYLLSLQGIDALHAGNTQMAPAFLMQQMEWREAIDEARARRDVDALDALSDDLRAAHRRIEAELGALLDRTHDYAAATEAVRQLRFMDKLIAEVGDVYEELES; translated from the coding sequence ATGGATTTCACCCGCACCCATTTCGAACTGTTCGGCCTGCCGACGGCCTATGCGCTCGACCGGGACAAGCTCGACGCGGCCTACCGCGAACTGCAGAATGCCGTGCATCCGGACCGCTTCGCAGCGCAGCCGGATGCCGAGCAGCGCGTCGCGATGCAGTGGGCAACGCAGGTGAACGAGGCCTACCAGACGCTCAGGCACCCGGTGAACCGCGGCGTGTATCTGCTGAGCCTGCAGGGCATCGATGCGCTCCATGCGGGCAACACCCAGATGGCGCCGGCGTTCCTGATGCAGCAGATGGAGTGGCGCGAGGCGATCGACGAGGCGCGCGCCCGGCGGGATGTCGACGCGCTCGACGCGCTGTCGGACGACCTGCGCGCCGCGCACCGCCGCATCGAGGCCGAACTGGGCGCGCTGCTCGACCGGACACATGATTACGCCGCGGCCACCGAGGCCGTTCGCCAGCTGCGTTTCATGGACAAAC
- the iscA gene encoding iron-sulfur cluster assembly protein IscA — translation MAVTLSERAAQHVTSFLAKRGKGVGIRLGVRTSGCSGMAYKLEFADEVPDGDEVFTSHGVTVFVDPKSLPYIDGTELDYAREGLNEGFKFNNPNVKDACGCGESFNV, via the coding sequence ATGGCTGTCACCTTGTCCGAACGCGCCGCGCAACACGTCACCAGCTTCCTCGCCAAGCGCGGCAAGGGCGTCGGCATCCGTCTCGGCGTGCGCACCAGCGGCTGCTCCGGCATGGCCTACAAGCTGGAGTTCGCCGACGAGGTGCCGGATGGCGACGAAGTGTTCACCAGCCACGGCGTCACGGTCTTCGTCGATCCCAAGAGCCTGCCCTACATCGACGGCACCGAGCTCGACTACGCGCGCGAAGGCCTGAACGAGGGTTTCAAGTTCAACAACCCGAACGTGAAGGACGCGTGCGGCTGCGGCGAGTCATTCAACGTTTGA
- the iscU gene encoding Fe-S cluster assembly scaffold IscU, translated as MSYSEKVLDHYENPRNVGSFAKEEEGIGTGMVGAPACGDVMKLQIKVGADGRIEDAKFKTYGCGSAIASSSLVTEWVKGKTLDQAMEIKNTAIAEELALPPVKIHCSILAEDAIKAAVADYKQKKGLE; from the coding sequence ATGTCCTACAGCGAAAAAGTACTCGACCATTACGAGAATCCCCGCAACGTCGGCTCCTTCGCCAAGGAAGAAGAGGGCATCGGCACCGGCATGGTCGGCGCGCCCGCCTGCGGCGACGTCATGAAGCTGCAGATCAAGGTGGGAGCCGATGGCCGCATCGAGGATGCCAAGTTCAAGACCTACGGCTGCGGCTCCGCCATCGCGTCTTCCTCGCTGGTGACCGAATGGGTCAAGGGCAAGACGCTCGACCAGGCAATGGAGATCAAGAACACCGCGATTGCCGAGGAACTGGCGCTGCCGCCGGTGAAGATCCACTGCTCGATCCTCGCCGAAGACGCGATCAAGGCGGCGGTCGCCGACTACAAGCAGAAGAAGGGCCTGGAGTAA